The following are from one region of the Pocillopora verrucosa isolate sample1 chromosome 3, ASM3666991v2, whole genome shotgun sequence genome:
- the LOC131786492 gene encoding protein TBATA translates to MEAMPTFTPSGGQQLLVRGTIQENFDDKMPLTSRYAWPRRSESSLSTSSFPNRNSKNPFFARHNPHPQRVRHLKGLLDVPICTVIDYTVCTPTVGTPTIDQMRQRPLKSSHGLHLPINLDSVKEKAVPSVGLVPITETWREELRKLTEASGLKSKSRYTNIASYQVPPSRQGSRLGERPPPSRGGMLPPPSRNGEKPPSRNGEIPPSRNGEKPPSRLGESRQGGRPSVLRTELPLQHIAADTDSDLTMYNMLVNILRPTHPDDIKSWLVHAPEREKEIVLDMIRAVCTSDNEYREGFNETIKSVMYDDQLLQHESSLDLDEIQKYNETKRKEREELERKKQEKEEAEKPRTPRSAGSQGYTQYQWTSPGCKPSSPFIATEKKKEALIEQSKPRPGTAEAEIEEIRSRLQSRSSPRVFTHQRALASRHSARPQSQQSVYVPPAECLEPAAIRPPSHQSIKSQQSVIRSILSYKPQQNQ, encoded by the exons ATGGAAGCTATGCCTACGTTTACACCAAGCGGAGGCCAGCAACTTCTTGTGCGGGGAACAATTCAAGAAAATTTCGACGATAAAATGCCTCTTACAAGTCGATACGCATGGCCTCGTAGGTCGGAATCGTCGCTAAGCACAAGTAGCTTTCCAAACAGAAACAGCAAAAATCCATTTTTTGCGAGGCATAACCCTCATCCACAGAGAGTGAGGCATCTTAAAGGACTTTTAGATGTCCCAATTTGCACTGTGATCGATTATACGGTTTGTACACCTACCGTTGGGACACCAACCATCGACCAAATGCGGCAGAGACCTTTGAAATCCAGCCATGGTTTGCACTTACCAATCAATCTAGACAGTGTGAAAGAAAAGGCCGTCCCATCCGTTGGTTTAG TCCCAATAACAGAAACCTGGCGAGAGGAGTTGAGGAAACTTACAGAAGCTTCTGGCCTTAAAAGCAAAAGCCGCTACACCAACATTGCAAGTTATCAAGTACCTCCATCGAGGCAGGGATCAAGACTAGGGGAGAGACCTCCACCATCAAGAGGTGGTATGCTTCCTCCTCCATCAAGGAATGGAGAGAAACCACCATCAAGAAATGGGGAAATTCCCCCGTCACGTAATGGCGAGAAGCCACCATCGAGGTTGGGAGAGTCCAGACAGGGAGGCAGGCCATCTGTACTGCGAACAGAACTTCCCTTGCAGCACATTGCTGCAGATACTGATAGTGATCTGACT ATGTACAACATGTTGGTTAACATTCTCCGACCAACCCATCCTGATGATATAAAATCATGGTTAGTCCATGCTCCTGAAAGAG aaaaagaaattgttctgGACATGATCCGTGCAGTGTGCACATCTGATAATGAGTACAGAGAAGGatttaatgaaacaattaaGTCTGTAATGTATGATGATCAGCTGCTACAGCATGAGTCCAGCCTTGATTTGGATGAGATTCAGAAGTATAATGAAACTAAAAGAAAGGAGAGAGAAGAGCTGGAGAGGAAGaaacaagagaaagaagaagcaGAGAAACCAAG GACACCCCGGTCAGCAGGCTCCCAGGGCTATACTCAATATCAATGGACAAGTCCTGGATGTAAACCCAGCTCACCATTTATTGCCAcggagaagaagaaagaagcaTTGATTGAACAGAGCAAACCAAGGCCTGGGACAGCAGAAGCAGAAATTGAAG agattcGAAGTCGGCTCCAGTCCCGCTCCTCACCTCGAGTGTTTACACATCAGAGAGCCTTAGCATCACGACACTCTGCTCGGCCCCAGTCTCAGCAGAGTGTGTATGTTCCACCTGCTGAGTGCCTGGAACCTGCTGCCATCAGGCCTCCTAGTCACCAGTCCATCAAGTCACAGCAGTCAGTGATTCGCAGTATCTTGTCATACAAGCCACAGCAAAATCAGTGA
- the LOC131786507 gene encoding zinc finger CCHC domain-containing protein 24 — protein MSTLLSSSFFSHPASSFQNYFLTNVENEKNFYKSAKVEDYDLDILSEDFYQHLDDLDSPLYIDEQQAWSLDDEDEISSLAVSLQNTLLLQRQKKRPKRPPEGYLCHLCFCKGHYIKDCPQARPKGEGLTPYQGKKRCFGEFKCPLCKRKWMSGNSWANTGQQCIKCYINVYPHKQRPLDKPDGLDVSDQTKEHPQDLCEKCKGLGYYCRRAQQS, from the exons ATGTCGACTTTACTttcatcatctttcttttcacaTCCAGCCAGTAGCTTTCAAAACTACTTTCTCACGAACGTCGAGAACGAAAAG AATTTCTACAAATCAGCCAAGGTTGAAGATTATGACCTAGACATATTGTCCGAGGATTTCTACCAACATCTCGACGATCTCGACTCACCTTTGTACATCGACGAGCAACAAGCTTGGTCTTTAGACGATGAGGACGAGATTTCAAGTCTTGCTGTGAGCTTACAGAACACGCTACTCCTTCAGAGGCAAAAGAAGAGACCAAAACGACCACCAGAGGGATATTTATGTCACCTTTGCTTCTGCAAGGGCCATTATATCAAAGACTGTCCTCAg gctaGACCAAAGGGAGAGGGCCTCACTCCATACCAAGGGAAGAAACGATGTTTTGGAGAATTCAAATGTCCTCTGTGCAAGCGAAAGTGGATGAGTGGTAACAGCTGGGCGAATACTGGGCAACAGTGTATTAAGTGCTACATAAATGTGTATCCGCATAAGCAAAGACCGCTGGACAAGCCTGACGGTCTCGACGTATCCGATCAGACCAAGGAACATCCTCAAGATCTCTGTGAAAAATGCAAGGGCCTCGGTTACTATTGTCGCCGGGCTCAACAGAGTTAA